One window from the genome of Hydra vulgaris chromosome 02, alternate assembly HydraT2T_AEP encodes:
- the LOC136075753 gene encoding uncharacterized protein LOC136075753 — MAFCCVFRCTNRSESCTKSFFRIPTILLHHDEETKQISTERKMKWFSAIKRENMNINTTHYRVCSDHFITGKPSKLFEKSHPNWIPNQSMGYEKKLADVTRHERAIDRQFRLMQDVSNAIPKKELQVVVPCPIDFTDTISHSRIHDIEFELVSEVCKNNLKDSFCQTEITNKHIVSMDKEITSLKSEICNLMSELSFLNVGTIEWFVSDEKVLFYTGLPNMDVFFTLFKFIKSFLSCKRSKLSDFQHISLTLMRLRLNLTLNDLAYRYNISSTTASSVFLKTIDVLYLRLKELIIWPDREQLYNKKMLFILASYFCFLEKDEH; from the exons ATGGCTTTTTGTTGTGTGTTTCGCTGCACAAATCGTTCTGAAAGTTGCACTAAGTCATTTTTTCGAATTCCAACCATACTATTACATCACGATGAGGAAACTAAGCAAATATCAACAGAAAGGAAAATGAAATGGTTTAGTGCAATAAAACGTGAAAATATGAATATTAACACAACTCATTATAGAGTTTGTTCCGATCATTTTATTACAG GAAAGCCTTCCAAACTCTTTGAGAAATCTCACCCAAATTGGATACCAAATCAATCCATGGGTTACGAAAAAAAGTTAGCAGATGTTACTAGGCATGAGCGTGCTATTGATCGTCAATTCAGACTTATGCAGGATGTTTCAAATGCTATtccaaaaaaagaattacaagtTGTTGTACCATGCCCCATTGATTTTACAGACACAATTTCACATTCAAGAATACATGATATTGAATTTGAGTTAGTAAGtgaagtatgtaaaaataatttaaaagattcttTCTGTCAAACTgaaataacaaacaaacatattGTTTCCATGGATAAAGAAATAACTTCACTTAAATCtgaaatttgtaatttaatgtCTGAGTTATCTTTTCTAAATGTTGGTACAATAGAATGGTTTGTATCAGATGAAAAAGTTCTCTTTTATACAGGTCTTCCAAATATGGatgttttttttactctttttaaatttataaaatcgtTCCTTTCATGTAAGAGATCAAAATTATCAGATTTTCAGCATATTTCGCTAACTTTGATGCGTCTTCGGCTTAATTTAACGCTAAATGATTTAGCTTATCGTTACAATATCAGTAGCACAACAGCCTCTTCTGTGTTTCTCAAAACAATCGATGTTTTATATCTGAGACTAAAGGAGCTTATAATATGGCCTGATAGAGAGCAATTAT ataataaaaaaatgctgttcATTTTAGctagttatttttgtttcttagaAAAAGATGAACACTAA